The sequence TGTCGGAGAGCTCTTATATTGTCAAGGTTTTAAGTTCGGTATTCAGAAATAATCTCGATAAAAATGTTTTTGAAGGCGGTATCCCATATCATAAAACCCTTTCGGTCTGTTTTTATAAATGGCGTATGGTGTTTATTTTTGTTATCCTGTCATCCGAATTGGCCGATTACACGATAAGATATTATAAAGGAGAGATATAAACATGAATATGTACCATTGGATCGAACAGATCATATATACAGAGAGAAAAAAGGCCTTACCTATTCTTTCATTCCCTGCGGTTCAGTACCTTTATGTGACAGTAAGGGAGCTGGTTGCAGACAGTAACCATATGGCAATAGGGATGAGGTCTATTGCAGACCATTTTGATATGCCAGCAGCCTTGAGTTATATGGATTTATCGGTTGAGGCAGAAGCATTCGGCGCCCTTACAGTATACGCTGCAGATGAGGTGCCAACAATAATCGGCAGGCTCATTAATAACAGGAATGATGCAGAGGCATTAAAGGTGCCTGATGTAGGCGCTGGTCGTACAGGTGTGAATATAGAAACCATACGCAAGGCCAAGATGCTTATCAGTGACAGGCCTGTTTTTGCGCAGTGTATCGGCCCGTTTTCTCTTACCGGAAGGTTGATGAATGTAAATGATGTTATGATGCACTGCTATGAAGAGCCGGAAATGGTTCATGTGATATTGCGGAAGGCCACAGATTTTATTTTATCATATGCAAAGGCGCTTAAAAAAATTGGGGCCAACGGGATAATACTCGCGGAGCCCCTGGCAGGGCTTCTTTCACCGCCGCTCATAAATGAGTTCTCCACCCCTTATGTACATGAAATTGTCTCTGCCCTGCAGGATAGACATTTTATTGTCATCTACCATAACTGCGGAAATGCTGTGCCCCATCTGCTGGATTCCATAATGGATACCGGCTGCTTTGCCTTTCATTTTGGTGATTCAGTAGATATCAGGGCCATACTTGAAAAGGTGCCACGAAACTATCTTGTGATGGGAAATATCAGCCCGTCAAAGGTCTTCAGGGTAAAAACCACTGAAGAGGTAAGGCTTGAAACACTCAAGCTTTTAAACAGCTGCGGCATGTTTAATAATTTTGTCCTGTCCTCAGGATGTGATATCCCCCCGAACGTGGATCTTGATAATGTGGAGACATTTTTTAAGACGGCAGATGGGTTCTATTACAGGCAGAGTTTGAGGAATGCAATTGCCTGATTTCTGATCGTATAAGTCTAAGGAAAAGGGAAGATCTCATATATGAAAAGGGTCTTCCCTGCATATCTATAAATACCTCTTTTTTATATCCGGAAATAGTAAACCGGCATGTCATCGATATAACAATTTTATGTCAAATATTTGGCAAAAACAAACAATGGATTAACCTCCTAACGGTGTATTCATTGTTATTTCTATTAATAATAACGATATAAAAATAAGATTAACATGGCATGATATATGCAAACAGGGTTTGTTGATCAGAGCAAATCTATTTATAACTAAAATTAAGTCACACGATTTAGATTTTTAATAAATAATTTAATGGAGAATGAAAATGAAAAAGTTAAATCTGGTATTCTGTTTATCTCTTCTGATTATGGCGCAAGGCTTATTTGCTGCAGCCGTGGATCTGGATGGAATTGATATCCACGGCTATGTCAGTCAGGGGTATTTAAAGAGTGATGAAAACAACTATCTTCTCAACTCAAAGGATGGCAGTTTTGAATTCACGGAACTGGGTATAAATTTTTCAAAAGAGTTTGATAAATTAAGAGTAGGATTGCAGCTCCTTTCAAGGGATATGGGGGAATTCGGGAATAATGAGATTAAACTAGACTGGGCCATGGGCGATTATCATTTTAAAGATTATCTTGGTTTCAGGGTGGGCAAGGTAAAAATCCCTGTAGGATTCTACAACGCGGGGAGAGATGTGGACATGCTTCGTCTACCTGTTATGCTCCCTGCAGCCATATATGATGAAGGGGGTCGTGACACTGTGAATGCTTTTCAGGGGGCCGGGATTTATGGAGTTATAACTCCCAAGGTTATAGGAGAATTTGATTACGAATTGTACTATGGCACTATCAATAATCCTATTGATTCGATCTATATAAAAGGTGCCCAGGAAAAAATAACATCAGAATTCCCTGCAGGCACCTCCTCAGAAATCAACTCCCTTACGACAAAGTACATAGCAGGTGGAGCTTTACGTTGGACCCCACTGGATGGGCTCAGGTTGGGATTTACCTATTCCAAAAGTGAACTGGATGTAAACGGCACAGTAACCAACCCCATTTTTCAATACCTATTCGGAGCCACTTCAACTACTGTTCTCATGGATCTAGAATCTATACGCAGTGTGGGTTCGCTTGAATATACATGGGATGATTTCACCTTTGCA comes from Desulfatiglans sp. and encodes:
- a CDS encoding methyltransferase: MNMYHWIEQIIYTERKKALPILSFPAVQYLYVTVRELVADSNHMAIGMRSIADHFDMPAALSYMDLSVEAEAFGALTVYAADEVPTIIGRLINNRNDAEALKVPDVGAGRTGVNIETIRKAKMLISDRPVFAQCIGPFSLTGRLMNVNDVMMHCYEEPEMVHVILRKATDFILSYAKALKKIGANGIILAEPLAGLLSPPLINEFSTPYVHEIVSALQDRHFIVIYHNCGNAVPHLLDSIMDTGCFAFHFGDSVDIRAILEKVPRNYLVMGNISPSKVFRVKTTEEVRLETLKLLNSCGMFNNFVLSSGCDIPPNVDLDNVETFFKTADGFYYRQSLRNAIA